Part of the Liberibacter crescens BT-1 genome is shown below.
CACATATGTTGTTTAAATCAGTTGAAAGACCGAATGTAAAACTTTTTGCGCGATCAGACGGAAACGAAACTGTACCGCTATACACCACTGCAAATCAGATAAAGCAGTCTTCGGGAACGTGGGACAATGCCACGTGGGACGTTTCAAGATTTGACAGCATAGGCGCATTGCCTGTTGAGTATGGAATACGACAGAATGTCTTTGCGACTGGAAGACGTCTTGCAGTGGGTTGTGTGCTTGTTTCATCTGGGGATTTTGCATTGAACATTGAAATTGGCGCAGCAAGTCTTGTTGTTGAGGGAGGCAGTGCATGAAGCGAATGATCTGGGGCGGAGAGCGAGCACCAGAGATCAATCATGCGATTGCACATTTTGTCATGGAACGCGTTCCTGCCTGCGCAGGAGGATGGGAGCGTTTTACCAGCATGGGAATTGTCAATGATGATGTGCTTGTTGCAGGGGTTATTTACCATAATTACTGCCCTCTGGCACAGGTGATTGAATTATCGGGGGCATCCGATGACCGCCGCTGGCTGAACCGTTTTATTTTACAGGCTATTTATCATTATCCATGGGATGAATTGCAGTGTCAGGCGGTTGTGCATCGTGTTCCTGATGATGATCAGCAGCATCGCTGGCTTCCTCTTCTGGGAGGTGTCCGCTATCGCATACCCCGTTTACGCGGAAGAAATGCAGCGGAGAATATTTATGTAATCACACGCGAAGCATGGATGAATAATAAATTCAATAAGGAAAAAGTGAATGGGAAAGCATCAACCAAAACCGCCTGACCCCAATCAGGTAGCAGGAGCGCAGTTTGCAGGCAATATTGCCTCGGGAATGGCGGGATCTGCCTTAAGCAATGTCAATCAGGTGACGCCTTATGGCACACTGAACTATAGCCAGACAGGAATGACAAGCATTACAGATCCCTATACGGGGAAACAGATCAGCATTCCCCAATATACAGCGACACAGACATTATCGCCGCAGGAACAGGGAATTTATAACACGAATACGCAAACGCGGCAGACCTTGGGCAATGTTGCCAGTCAGGGGGCAGGCTCGCTGAAGCTGGACACGGGCAATACGCAGGATTATGCCAATGCCCTGTTCGGGCGTATGAACCCTCTTCTTGACCAGAGACGCCAGCAGTTGCAGACACAGCTTGCCAATCAGGGACTGCAACCTGGCTCTGTAGCTTACAATCGGGCGATGGATGAAGCGGACAGGCAGGAGAATGACGCGCATATGGCCGCCATTCTCAATGCAGGACAGGAACAGAACCGCGTCAGTGATCTGAACAGCAGCCGTATCAATCAGCTCAATGCCCTGATGAACATTGCCAAAAATCAGAATCCTGGCTTTATTGGCACGCCTTCAAGGAATGTTGGCGATGTCAATTACGGCAATATAGCGCAGAACAGCTACGCGGATCAGGTTGCCAGATGGAAGAATGGACAGGATAACGCGCTTCAATGGGCTGGCTTTGGTTTAGGTCTTCTTTCTGATGTACGGGCCAAGACAGATATTCAGCCTGTAGGGACATTGTATGAGTATCGGTATCTTGATGATCCTCCTGAAAAAAGAAGAATTGGTGTCATGGCACAGGAGATTGAACATATTCGTCCCGAAGCGGTATCTGTGGACGATCAGGGCCTGAAGCGTGTTCATTATGGTCGTCTGTTTGAATTGGGAGAATATTAAAAATGGGACTTTTATCTTTTTTTGGCGGCCCCGATCCGCAGAATATCAATACACTGGGCGATATTGATGCTTATAAAAAACAGCTCATGGATCAGATCGGCAACATCAATCAGGGTAATACCTCATCATGGGCGGGCATAGGTAGTAGTATTGGTAACCTGTTTAACGGCATAAGGATCAACCAGCTGAACAATCGCAGGGTGGATATTAATAATCAGGCATACCAGAGCGATCAGAACAGAATTCAGCAAAGATTATCGGGACTGTCACAGCCACAGCCAGCCATTCCTGCCAGTGGACAGGGATTGCCAACACCATCTTCAGGCGGACAGGGAATAGCGACACCATCTTCCATGTCATCCGTTCAACCAGCGAATGTTTCTTCAGATGCCGAAGACAATATCAGGCGTATTATCACAGCCATGGCGCCATCCGTCAACAATAATCCCAATGCTCTTGCCACCATTCATACCACGATCATGCATGAAAGCGGTGGGAAATATAACAACGGTGAGTGGGATGTTAACGGTATTTCAGGTGGTTTTTTCCAGAATCATGATGGTGGTGGTGCCTCAAACTGGACAGGACTTAAAAACTACGCGGCTTCGAAAGGTGAACCAACGACAAATATTTCTCCTGAAACCGAAGCGGAATATTTTATGAAATCCTACCCCGATACGATAAAAGGGCTTGCGAATGCGCAATCTCCTGAGGAAGCAGCCAACATTATAAACTATGAGCAGAGGTTTAAAGGCTATAACAAACCTGGCGGTGAAGCGCAAAGACGTATCAATGACACCATAAACAGGCTTGCGTATTATCAGAACAGTAACAACCTGCAAAATTCTGGCAACCAGCTTGCAAGCCTTGATCCGAAAGCTGCACTCATGTCTGCTCTTCAGAACAATCCGATGTTGCCTTCTGCGGGCCAACAGGGGTCACAGGTTCAGCAGGCTCTGGGCACACCTGCTTACACATTCAAGGCACCTGTGCAGGCAAATAATGCAGCGGCTCCTGTTTCGCAGCCTCAGACGCAGGTACAGCCACGACAGACGCCCGTGTACAATGCTTCTTCAGTGCCTATAAACGGCGTACCACTTTCGCAAATGGCAAATTTCAAAGACTATCTTCTTGATCTACAGACGGCGGCTTCTTCTCATGACCTCAATAGAGCTAATGCGGCTATCGACAACTTGATCAAGGTAGATGAACCTTCATACGGACTTGACCTTTCCAAGGGACAGGCGGCTATTTCCCTTTCAGAGGCAAAGGCGACAAACGAAAAAGCGGAAGCTATCAAGGCTCTTACGGGGAAGTCTTCTGATATATATTTCCCACCACAAACTGGAAAAGGAACAGATGGAAAGCAATATGCCATTCTTGTAAGAAAGGATGGTGGCGGATCCGTCAATATCCCACTGGGCAATATCGAAAAAGTAGGCAAGGCGAATGAACCTCTTCCGAAAGCTTCTCTTGGAAGGGTTGAGACCGTAGATGCTCATGGAGATCACCATGTATATCAACAGTGGAATGATGGTAGCCCACCAACCGAGATGAAATTTGGAGAGGGAGAAACCCCTTACACAGCAGGAGAAAAAGCTTCAGACATTAAATTGGCTGGTGCAAATGCGGATCTTTTCAAGAAGGACTATCTGGATGGCAAGGAGGCTGATCTGGCTGCACAGAGCCTTAACGAGCTTGAAGGTCTTTTGGGTGATAAAGGGGGCTTCTGGAACGGCGTAAAAGGCAAACTTGCGCAATACGGCATACAAACAGGCCCTGAAACAAGCAATTATCAGGCAGCGCAGGCACTTATCAATGTCCTTGTTCCTCATCAGCGTGTTGCTGGTATGGGCCGTATCTCAAATCTTGAATGGCAGTCATTCCTAAGGTCTCTTCCTAATCTGCTCAATACTGCTGAAGGCAACAGGCTTATTATCGATAATTTACGCAAGGCTGTACAATACAGACAGGGAAGGGCTGACATAGCTTCGCATGTTTTGAGCAATGAATATAGCCCTGCGGATGCTTTCAGGGAGATAAGAACTCTCGAGAGCAATCTTGGGCTTAATAACTTACGAGGTTCTGGCTCTCTATCACAACCCCATGGAGCACAACCGCAGACGCAGACGGGGGGAACAGGAAGCACAATACTTGCTCCACCTATTGGGTTTGTGTCTAAGGGACATCGATTTAAAGGTGGTGATCCCTCAAGAAAAGAAAGTTGGGAAAGGATTCAGTAATGACGACTTATCCATGGGAAGATTTCCAGAATGGGACAACGGATGGTAAGCCTTGGGAAGATTTCCAGCAACAGCAACAAACTCCTTCCTCATGGGCAGATACGATTTCTCAGTACGGGAAAAGTGCTCTTGGAGCTCTTGAATCCGCGGGAGAAGGTGCTGCTGAAGGAGTTCCTATTGCGGGGCATATTTTAGCCCCTGTTGTAAAGGGAGCCATAGCAGAGGGAAAGGCAGCTTACGAAGGACATCCGATTGATAACTTTTCCAAAGACTACCAGAGTGTTTCGCAGGGCTGGGATCAGAATAAACAGGATCATCCATGGGCAAATGGTGCAGGAAATATGGGAGGAGCCATTGCAGGAACTATGGGCCTGAGTGCTATGCTACCTGTAACGGCTCCTTTTCTGATGGGCGACAAGACAGCGTCTCTTGGTGCAAATATGCTGAAACAGGCAGGAGGTTATGGCGGTCTGGGATTAGCCGATGGCACAGCAAACTACATAAAGGACAAGATAACGGATTATTTTACAGGTTCTGATACTGCGAATTTGTGGAACTCAGCCAAAAATGCCCTTATCGAAGGGGGATTGGGCGCTGTTGGAGGTGCTGCTGCTCCTGTTCTGGGCAAGGGAATTGGAAAGGTTTCGCAAGCTATAACATCACGTATTCCAGGGGTTACAGGAAATACATCTGGCCCTGCCAGTGCTGATGACCTTCGTGCTCTTGCCGATAATGCCTATGGAAAGGCACGTGATGCGGGGGTTTTATATTCTCCAAAGGCAACGCAAGGTCTGGCGGATCGTTTGGGAGATGAATTCAGGAATTTTGGCTATCATCCTGAGTTGCAAACAGGGGCAAAAGTAGCCCTTGGTCATATACAGGATTTGGGAGGAAA
Proteins encoded:
- a CDS encoding tail fiber domain-containing protein — encoded protein: MGKHQPKPPDPNQVAGAQFAGNIASGMAGSALSNVNQVTPYGTLNYSQTGMTSITDPYTGKQISIPQYTATQTLSPQEQGIYNTNTQTRQTLGNVASQGAGSLKLDTGNTQDYANALFGRMNPLLDQRRQQLQTQLANQGLQPGSVAYNRAMDEADRQENDAHMAAILNAGQEQNRVSDLNSSRINQLNALMNIAKNQNPGFIGTPSRNVGDVNYGNIAQNSYADQVARWKNGQDNALQWAGFGLGLLSDVRAKTDIQPVGTLYEYRYLDDPPEKRRIGVMAQEIEHIRPEAVSVDDQGLKRVHYGRLFELGEY